Below is a window of Mycolicibacterium chitae DNA.
CGCCGAGGCCGACCGGATCCGGGCCCAGCGGGTGGCCCGTCCCGGCGATCCGGCCGCCTCCAGCCGGGCGATCCTGCAGATTGTCGACGCGCCGGAGCCGCCGCTGCGGGTGTTCTTCGGCAGCCTGCCCCTCGAGCTGGCCAAGGCCGACTACGCGCAGCGGATCAGCACCTGGGAGGCCTGGCAGCACGTCGCGGAGCTGGCCCAGGGCTGACGGGGGCGCGAGCGGGCGCAAACCCGGGAATTCACCCGGCGTGTCGCCCGGGGACCCGCACACTCGCGTTATTTGGTTGCATGCGCGTGGGTGGTTGCATGCGCGCGGGATGGGCCACGGCGGCGTAGTGGTCGAGCAGTTCGTCACAGATCACCGGCCAGGTGCGGCCCAGCACGCTGCGCCGCGCGGCCACCGCGTACCGCCCGCGCTCGGCGATCAGATGATCGACCGCCGCGTGGAGTTGCTGCTCGAACTCGTCGACGGGCAGCAACAGGCCGGTCTGCATCGGGGTGACCAGGTCGCGGGGGCCGCCCGCGTCGGGCGCGATGACCGGCAGGCCCGAGGCCATCGCCTCCTGCACGGCCTGGCAGAACGTCTCGTGCTCGCCGGGGTGCACGAAGACGTCCATGCTCGCGTACGCCGTCGCCAGTTCGGCCCCGTAGAGCGCGCCGGTGAAAACCGCGGTGGGCAAGGCGTTCTGGAGCTTGTGCCGGTCGATGCCGTCGCCGACGACCACGACCTGCAGATCGGCGCGGGCCGCCAGGGTCGCCAGCCGCTCGACGTGCTTCTCCGGCGCCAACCGGCCCACGAAACCGACCACCGGCCGACCGTCCGGTGACCAGCTTCGGCGCAGCGCGTCGCTGCGGGCCGACGGCGCGAACCCGGTGACATCGACGCCGCGGGCCCACCGGTGTACCCGCGGAACCCCGTGCTCGACAAGGTTTTCCAGCGCCGAGGTGGACGGGGCCAGGGTGCGGTCGGCCTTGCTGTGCAGCTGACGCGTCCACGCCCAGGCCGCCCGCGATGCCACCGACAGCCCGTAGCTCTCGGCGAACCCGGCGATGTCGGTCTGGAACACCGCGACCGTCGGCACCCCCAGCCGCCGCGCCGCCAGCACCCCGCCCCAGCCGAGCAGCGCCGGCGAGGCCAGGTGCACGACGTCGGGATCGAAGCCACGCAGCACCCCCACCATCCGCGGCCACGGGATGCCCAGCGGCAGCGAGGTGACCTTCGGGAACATCCGCGAGGGCACTCGGTGCACGCGGATCCCGTCGTGCACGCGGTCGGCCCTGGGCTGCCGCGGCGGCGTGTCCGGGGCGATCACCAGCGCCTCGTGGCCGTTGCGGCGCAGATGCTCGAGCACCCGAAGCACCGAGTTGGTGACACCGTTGACGTTCGGGAGGAAACTTTCTGCGACAATCGCAACGCGCACGACGCCGAGCGTGCCAGGTCCGCGTTGCCGCCGGGTTGCGGGCAGGCAGACGGCAGGCGAAACGCGTCGGACGCCTTCTGGGACCGAAAGGGAGACAGCATGCGAGGTTGGCGGGCGGTCCTGGCGGCGGTCACCGCGGCGGTGCTGGTCTCCGGGTGCACCGTCGAGGTCGCGGGTACGGCCCGGCCGGACCCGCGCGGACCCGGGGTGGCGCTGACCGCCGACGGCGCCGGGATCCAGGTCGGCTTCCCCGACGCCCCGGTGCAACTCGAGCTGTTCACCGAACCGCAGTGCCATGCCTGCGCGTACCTGCAGTCCGACTTCGGCGACGAGTTGCGCTCGCATCTGGATTCCGGTCGACTGGCCGTCACCTACCGGCCGGTGACCTTCCTGGACGACGCCCTGGGCCTGGACTATTCCGCCACCGTCACCAACGCGTTGTTCACCGCGGTCGACCCGGCGACCTCGGCCGGCGGCTTCCAGGCGTTCGTGCAGGAACTGTGGGCGCATCAGGACCTGTCCGAGACCGACTTCGGTGATGCCGACTTCGCCGCCATCGCGGCCTACAGCGGGCTGCTGACCCGGCTGGTCGAGAGCATCGGGCAGGGTGTGACCGTGGTCGACGCCGACGCGGTGTCCGAGGCCAACGCCGAACTGCTGGAAGAGATCCTGGGGCGGGTCGCCACCCCGGTGGTCTTCGACCTCGACGCCGAGGAGATCCTCGACATCGACGACGTCGACTGGCTCTCGGACCTGATGCGGGCGGCCTGAGCGGTCAGTTCAGCCGTCGCTCCAGGGCCGCCAACCCGGCCAGCGCGCCGAGCGCGATCAGCCAGCCGACGACGGCAATCGAGCCGGCCGGGATGATGGCCAGCAGCGCGTTGCGGTCCTGCACGCGCACCAGGTCGGGGTCGGTGGTGTCGTATTCGACGTAAATGCGCATGCCGGTGGCCAATTCGGACGGGTACAGCACCCCGAGTTCGGGTCGATACGTCACGCGGTCCGGCGTCACGAACTCGATGGTGGAGCGACGCGGTCCGGCGCTGAGCACCTCGGCCTGGGCCACCCCCAGGTTCGCCTCGATCTGCCGGTCGTTGCGCCACGCGCCGGCCACCAGCAGCACCGACTGCAGCGTCACCACCAGCACCAGGACCCACACGCCGGTCTTGGTCCAGCGCAACGCCTTCCGCATCGGCGTGTCGGGGGCCCCGGGCGTCTTGCTCGGCAGGAGTTGGCGCGCAAGGGCTTTGATCTGACGCCTCACAGGGCGGCCTTGATCGATGCGTGCAACTTGCGCAGCGACGACCGGTCGGCCTTCACCTCCACGACGCGCATCCCGTCGTGCGGCTCGTCGAGGACGCCCGTCAACCCGGCGGCCTCGACCTGGCGGTACTCGACGTGATAGGCGCGGCACAACGCGGCGATGTCGACGTCGTGCGGGGTGCCGAAAATCCGCGAGGATACATCGGAGAACCGCGGATCGCCCTGCTCGAGCAGCTCGAAGATGCCTCCGCCGTTGTCGTTGGAGACGACGATGGTCAGCCGGCGCGGGGTGGGTTCGGTGGGTCCGATCAGCAGACCCGAGCTGTCGTGCACGAACGTCAGGTCCCCGATCAGCGCCACCGTGCGTCCGCCGGTGGCGCGCTCGTGGGCCAGCGCGGCCCCAATGGCCGTGGACACGGTCCCGTCGATGCCGGCGACCCCGCGGTTGGACCGCACCGTCACGGCGCGCGGCGCACCGGTGCCGGCCAGGCCCACCAGGGCCACATCGCGTACCGGGTTGGAGGCGCCCAGGACCAGCTGATCGCCGTCGCGCAGCGCGTCGGCGACCTCGGCGGCCACGTGCAGGCCAGTGGTCAGCGGATGCGCCTCGAGTTGGCCGCGCACCGCGTCGACGGCGTGCCCGTTGACCTCCGCGCAGCGGCGCAGCCAGGCCGAGCTCGGCTCGCCGGTGGTGACCGCCCGCGTGCCGGTGGCCTGCGAGTTGCCCGAGACATCCGGCCAACGCGGCCCGGTGGTGAGCGCGAACACCGGCACCGACGGGTCGGCCAGCAGCGCCG
It encodes the following:
- a CDS encoding glycosyltransferase family 4 protein, whose amino-acid sequence is MRVAIVAESFLPNVNGVTNSVLRVLEHLRRNGHEALVIAPDTPPRQPRADRVHDGIRVHRVPSRMFPKVTSLPLGIPWPRMVGVLRGFDPDVVHLASPALLGWGGVLAARRLGVPTVAVFQTDIAGFAESYGLSVASRAAWAWTRQLHSKADRTLAPSTSALENLVEHGVPRVHRWARGVDVTGFAPSARSDALRRSWSPDGRPVVGFVGRLAPEKHVERLATLAARADLQVVVVGDGIDRHKLQNALPTAVFTGALYGAELATAYASMDVFVHPGEHETFCQAVQEAMASGLPVIAPDAGGPRDLVTPMQTGLLLPVDEFEQQLHAAVDHLIAERGRYAVAARRSVLGRTWPVICDELLDHYAAVAHPARMQPPTRMQPNNASVRVPGRHAG
- a CDS encoding DUF3592 domain-containing protein, whose protein sequence is MRRQIKALARQLLPSKTPGAPDTPMRKALRWTKTGVWVLVLVVTLQSVLLVAGAWRNDRQIEANLGVAQAEVLSAGPRRSTIEFVTPDRVTYRPELGVLYPSELATGMRIYVEYDTTDPDLVRVQDRNALLAIIPAGSIAVVGWLIALGALAGLAALERRLN
- a CDS encoding DsbA family protein, which produces MRGWRAVLAAVTAAVLVSGCTVEVAGTARPDPRGPGVALTADGAGIQVGFPDAPVQLELFTEPQCHACAYLQSDFGDELRSHLDSGRLAVTYRPVTFLDDALGLDYSATVTNALFTAVDPATSAGGFQAFVQELWAHQDLSETDFGDADFAAIAAYSGLLTRLVESIGQGVTVVDADAVSEANAELLEEILGRVATPVVFDLDAEEILDIDDVDWLSDLMRAA